Genomic segment of Pochonia chlamydosporia 170 chromosome 1, whole genome shotgun sequence:
GCTTCCTTCGTAACAACATCAAAGTCAATGAGAGTCGCTTGTCCTTCCCTGACCAGAAAGTTGTGCTTGTTGATGTCCCCATGCTTCAATCCCAGCTTATGCAACTTTGATAGAACGCGATGACAAGCCTGGAAGTCATCTGGTTCGGCGTGGTGAGCCCCCTTTATATGTTCCATGAGGAAACCAATCACCCTGCCCTCCTCAGTCAAGTAGCCGAGGAATTCAGGTCCAATACCCTGACCCTCTATCAGGCTGTATGCTCTCGTTTCCTCTGCCAGTTGGGGAATCTCCCATGCAAATCGGGCGAACTTGGCAACCACGGTTGAGGGGAAGCGAGGGCACGTCGCCTCGTAGACATTTGAGCGGAGCTTGTCCCCCATGGTGAGCTCCAGGTGATCAATTTGAGTGACATGCCAGGTGGGAGTGATGCCTGGTAGATGTGAGGTGCGAACACTCTCAAAGTAGGCATGTCCGGATTTTGGATCGCGGGCTATAAACACCTCGTTCCAACCGCCGGGTGGGAAGGGCGGCAGGTGAGATATGAGAGAGGGCGCGAAACACATGTCGTCGTTGCTGAATAGGCCGGGTGCGATGGTGATGTATTTGACGGCTTTTTTGTCCACAAGCATTCGGAACTCgctttcgtcgtcttcgtcaatgcTGGCCTGGAGTAATTGAATGTCTGGGGCCATGATGGATAC
This window contains:
- a CDS encoding alpha-galactosidase A precursor (similar to Metarhizium robertsii ARSEF 23 XP_007819353.1); amino-acid sequence: MAPDIQLLQASIDEDDESEFRMLVDKKAVKYITIAPGLFSNDDMCFAPSLISHLPPFPPGGWNEVFIARDPKSGHAYFESVRTSHLPGITPTWHVTQIDHLELTMGDKLRSNVYEATCPRFPSTVVAKFARFAWEIPQLAEETRAYSLIEGQGIGPEFLGYLTEEGRVIGFLMEHIKGAHHAEPDDFQACHRVLSKLHKLGLKHGDINKHNFLVREGQATLIDFDVVTKEAGREELDAELASLRDSLADESGRGGRIVEEK